The sequence below is a genomic window from Mauremys mutica isolate MM-2020 ecotype Southern chromosome 23, ASM2049712v1, whole genome shotgun sequence.
gttttattttttattaggtCTTGTCTAAACATGAAAGTTATTTCAGGAAAAGGTAGGGAAAATGTAAGAGCtgttcctgaataactccatatatagacaagcccttaatagCTGATGTTTATGGGTTACTGTTGAGGAAGGCAAAGTGGAAGAGGTGTGCTTTACATTTGGACTAGAAAATGGGGCAGTTGTTGGTGGTTTTTTAGATCTTGCAgtaacgagttccacaggttaggcCTGGCCTCTGAAAAAACCTACAGAATGCAAACTTTCACATGGAAAAAAATGATAGCCCTTACGGTGGTGAAGAAATCATCCCAATGTTGCCCCATCTTACAGAgcctgaaacaaccccaccctCCCCGGTGAGGAGAAATGTGAGCTGCCTCTTTCATCTAGGTGGGTGGTGACTCTTATGCTGCTGTATCTTTCTGCAAATTTCCCGCTCCCATCAATGGGATATGTGCTGTGGATGAAGGATAATTTAACTTGGCTTCCTTCGTAGCCCTGGGCCACAAAACATAACTAAAAAACTAATTTGTCCCACTGTCAGTTTGACAGCCCTACCCTGGTTGAAGTTTGGGACTATGTGCTAGCAATTTGTGACAACTGGAGAGAtggggtctattcccagctctgagctactgtgtgaccttggacaaatcactttccctctctgtgcctctgtttcccctcagcCCTTCATCTGTCTTGTGTAGAATGACTGTAAGCTTtgtggagcagggaccatcttttactATGAGTCTGTATAACCtctagcacactggggccctgcCCTCAGCTGGGGTATGCAGATGCTACTATAATAATCATAATATACCCCACACAACTAACAAACGTTATCTGAACCAGTGGGACAGCAGCTACTGGGAGAACACTGGTCAGAATATATggatttttcttttaacttttaaatTCTGTGCTGTGGAATTGTGATTGCCAGTCTCCAAAAGTGGAGTCCTCTACCTGGGCAGCGGCAGAGCAAGCTTCCCTTTATCTTGCCAACATGCCTCGCCCATGACCTAGAGGGAACATTTCTTGCCAGAGCTACAAGAATTGCTAGCACAGTGTGTCACTGCAGGGTTTATGGCTCTAGTCacatccatccccacccagcaGTTTAATTGAAGTGTTTGATGGCGTTTTCCAAGTGCGTCAGTTGTTCAGTGCTGGCTGGCTTTGCAGAGCAATTCAGCTTACATGGACTTGAAAGGCTTCCAAGGACAAGGACAAACTCTATGCCTGGTGACCCACCTAGCCTGTGTGGTGATCTGACCTGACGAcccagggcttatctacactggcactttacagcgctgcaacttactcgcttggggtgtgaaaaaacacccccccaagcacagcaagtttcagtgctgtaaagcaccagtgcagaccgtgctcccagcactggtagctatgcCCCTCGTGATTTGAAGGTGGTTTTtatagagcactgggagagctcccTCCCAGAACTCTGCTGCAATTAAACAAGCCACATTAAAGCAGTGTAGACtagccagtgtagactagcccccaGTTTACCCTTGTGTCCAAGCTGGGGTTCTCTCCTGTGCTTAGTACATTTGAATGACCATCTGGGTAACCAGCTCTCACTGCTCTGTGTGATGCTCAGTCCCTGCTGCATCTGTGCTGGGCCTGGTATGCGACCTGCACACAGAGCTTGAGTGTAAATGGAGGCTGAATTGCTGCACACCCCACACATGCGCACACTGCTGTGAGATTTAGCATTTGGGGTACCACAGATACCACTGGGTGCCAGTCAATAGGCGACTCAATGGGCAGGTGGTGTGCCAGGCCCACCACAGAGGTAGGTGGATCATCATTAGGCTTGTTGGGATTTGCTGCAGGTAATGGGAGGGAACGGCCGAGTGGGTAATCTTGGCAACGTCACCTCCCTGCTAACAAAATTCTATTCCCCCTTGGacaacccacagcccccacccccaattaaCCTTGTCTCCCAGCTACAACCCTTAAGTGCCTCCCTACCAGGCCTCAACTTCTAATCACACCCATCCCAGCTACCAGTGCCAAGGCAacccccaccagccccctccaAGCTAACCGCAGGACCCACCCAACCAGCCCCCCCAGTTATAACCCCCTGAAGCCCCACAACCAGCCCCTCAGCTATAACCCCCTGAAACCTCCCAACCAGCCCCCCCGCTATAACCCCCTGAAACCTCCCAACCAGCCCCCCAGCTATAACCCCCTGAAGCCCCACAACCAGCCCCCCAGCTATAACCCCCTGAAACCTCCCAACCAGCCCCCTCAGCTATAACCCCCTGAAGCCCCACAACCAGCCCCCCAGCTATAACCCCCCCAAAAACCCCAACCAACCCCCCAGCTATAACCCCCATAAACTCCCAACCAGCCCCCCAGCTATAACCCCCTGAAGCCCCACAACCAGCCCCCCAGCTAtaaccccccccaaaaccccaaccAACCCCCCAGCTATAACCCCCTAAACCCCCCCAACCAGCCCCCAAGTTATAAGCCCCCCAAAGCCCCCAACCAGCCCCAGTTTAACCCTCTGAAGCTGCCCAACCAGCTATAACCCCCATAAACTCCCCAACCAGCCCCCCAGTTATAACCCCCCAAGACCCCCCCAACCAGCCCCCATCTATAACCCCCCAGGACCCCTCTAACCAGCCCCCCCGTTATAACCCCCTGaaaccagcccccccagctctcacCCCGATACCCTCAGCTGTGACCCTTCAaccgacccccccgccccgcgttCCAAGAGCGCCCCGCCTTCCCCGGCTCACGTGCAGCGAGCGCGCCCCGTCGGGTCACGTGCCGCAGGTGTGACCTCGGACTCGGCGCGGGCCTCGCCTCAGCCACGTGATCTTCTTCCGGCCAACGGCCGCTTGGGCGCTCGCGCCCCGTCACGTGGTGCGTGCGGGGAAAGGGCGGGAAGGAAGCGCTGGGGTGTGAGCGCGAGGCCCCGCCAgtgagtggggggaagggagaagtggGCGGGGCGCCGGgaccctgtgtgtgggggggtccctgtgcccctccccccggcctgtGGGGCCCTCGGACtcccccagggtgtggggctgaggCCCTGTTAGTGCCCAAGGGAGGGATGCTTGTGCTGTAATTATTGCATCTTATTTATGTAGCATCACTGCTGTGCTCGGGGCATGTTGGGGGGGCATGATTGTGTGTGGCACGTGCATGCAGTTATGTGGTGTGTGCGTGAACATGTGCCGTCTTACGTGGGGCGTGTGGGGCGCACATGGGTTGATAAAATTGAGCATGCATCTGCAGACACACAAGGTGAACATGCACAGGCTCTCAGAAGCACGTATGGGCGTGCATGAGAGTACTGGTGTGTATGAGTGTGCAAGGTTGTGCAAAACTGCATGGGTGTGTGGGGCACTTTAGGAAAAATAGACATCTTGTTCTCTCTTTCATTCAATAATTTGGAAGAATAATGTGAAAGAACTATGTGGGAAAAGAGGGTGCGAGAGGAAATTTGTACTGGAGGACtaaagccacattttcaaagttaggtgcctaacgtTAAACATCTAAATCCACATTGAGGCATCTACACAagtagtctgattttcagaggtttggGGATCCCACCGCTCCAATGGGGAACTCAAGTTAGAAAATTTCATTGGTTGTGAAGGAGAGCCTTGAGGAGCCGTGAGTGTGTCAAAATGTGCTACAGCCCTTTAGTGCGTGGTGGCAGGGTCCACATATTgagttagtgcatggcaagctgcTGCATACTAACTCACCATATAGACAAGCCTGAGATTTCAAGTACCTGGGGCAATGTGGGAGAAATTAGCAGAAGTGATTGGAGATGTTGAGCTGGCTGAGGCTAGGGGATAAGCTAAGGAACTGGAGAACTCGACAGAAAAAGTTACGTAGGGGCAGCTAGTAACTTTGAATATCGCCATTGTGCTTATGTTGTCCAcagagaataatttttttttttttacaagttaccatgattctgttttgtttttcaacagTTGTCTCTGTAAGTGCTGCGGGGAACAAGTCTGTTCTGCAGGAGTTTTGTAAAGCATTTCTGTGCCGACTATGTGAGGAATGAGGTGAAACCAGAAGTACTTCCATCCTCAAGAGAGTTAAACGGAAGAGAACTGTGTGTCTATCAACGGATTCATCACTtgacagccaaaaaaaaaaaaaaaagaaaagaaaaggaggaggagaacctCAAACAGTCCATTAATCCTGATGGAGCACCAGAAGTTTCATGGTGAACAGTCAAAATTTTGTCTGAATGTGGACAGTGAAAACATGGAAACATCGAACACAGAGGCGGGTTCACTTAATCCAGAAGaagaaatgtttaagaaaagggcTGTTGTGGCTGGTGAGGCTTTTGAAATTCCTAAAATAAATTGTGTTGACAATGATGATAATGATAAAGGAAGCAGAACTATCCAAAGTGAAACATGCTTTGGTGTTGGTGATGATTTGGATGACAATTGTATTAAAGAACTCAGTAGCACTCTAAAAATCCCAGCTCTTGAGGCATTGGGGGAAAATGAGAAGTCACATAGCATGAAAAGCTATTTGGAAGTCCAAAGTCCAGAAGAATCAGTAACATTACAGGGAGCAAGACTGACTGGTTTGGATGCTGTCAAAACAGAGTTTCATCTTAATAATGAAGGAACCAAACTGAAAGAATTGTTAAGTCAAATGGACTTTTCAGGAAATCTTTCGAACTCCTGGGACCAGGGAACTCACTCCAAGTTGCCCATCATTCCTGATCTGAAAGAGGAGAAAGAGCTGTTTAGGTtacagtctgattttttttcccctttatcctCTATGGCTCTTGAGAACATGAAGAAAAAAGTAGGAAGTTCGTTAACAGAAAAGTTTAGGATCCCCCTACTGCAAAAGCTTCCTTACACACCCCAAACAGATCTCCCCTAAACTGCTAAACTCTTACAACTGCTCCCAACCAGCCCTCCCAGTTGTAAAAACCCTGTATTCCTTTGATACCCTCCCTAACTAAACTCCCCTTCCATCTGTCAAACCCTACTGAATCCACCTGAGAGGCTGACCATCCAGACTTCCCAGTTCCCAAAACCATCGCACACAGTGACAAATCCCCAACCAGTTTCTGCCAGTACTTGTCAGACCTCATTTCTGTGTCCCACTGTGCCAGATCTACAGCTCTCAAACCAGACCCCTTTGTAGATGATAGGCACAGGGCAGTTTATGGCACCTGGAATCATAGTGAGCCctggggaagaggattccctTTACGGTCTCATTCAGGGTGTGACGTTTGCCTTGTTCCTGGCTGTTCTGAGGCTCAGTTGTACCACGTGTTTGGGGCTGGTATGGAGCCAGAGCTGCTGTTCTTTTTGTCCTGCGAGCACCTGAAAGGGGCAGGTTGAACAGGGTCTATGGAGTATTATCTGCACTTCCTGTTATTTATAGCTGCCATTTGTAAGTGGTGTGGGAATGAGGGAAAGAGCTTTTACATTGTAGTATGAAGCCCTGCGATGAGCCtgtctttaagaacataagaatggccatactgggtcagacccagggtgaccatacatcccgtTTTGgttgggacagtcccttttttaagtccTGTCCCGGCcgtcccaacttttttggcaaaagtgggcatttgtcctgtttgctcttgccatcTTGGtgagttggcaagagcaaacaggacaaatgcccacttttgtcaaaaaaaagtGAGGTGCAGAGGAACATGCAGGGAGGCGAGCGGCAATGCCAGCTCCGAGCAGGGGGGAAGGCAGAGCTCGGGTGAATGgcgatgccagccccagcctcgcatgggggggcggggggcagtggggcagggctcGGGAGAGCTGCTTGGGCCAGCCCTGCAGGCGCGGAGTCGGGGGAGGGCTTGGGCTAGCCCCACACGGTGTCACGTTTTCCCTTGGGGAAATGTGGTCAACCtagtcagaccaaaggcccatctagcccagtatcctgtcttccgatagtggctaATGCCCAGTgcttcagaggggatgaacagaacagatcatcatcaagtgatcgtTCCCCCTGtcattcattcccagcttctggcaaacaggctagggacaccatccctgcccagccttgctaatagccattgatggacctgtcctccaggaactgatctagttatttttttgaatcctgtcacagtcttggccttcacaataacTCTTTGGAGTGGAGTACTGTGTTGCCCTGGGGTCCTGTGACCGCGGaatgggacagggcagcagagcACAGGTGAACTGATGAACTCTGAGGGAACTGCCATGGAAAATGGGGCTCTGAGAGAAGGCCCAGAGCAGGCCCAAGCCCATGGCTACTGAATTCCATGCTGGGGGCAACTGACTGTTTaatcctttatttttaaatgattaaacaatcagGATGGGAAATAAACATTATaatgaataattaataatagcaTTTATAAATTCAGTTAATTATTTATCCTCATGAAGCGCTAAGTGCTCATTTAGGGCCATACACCACATCCCCGTTTAATTTCCATTGATATGGCGGAGCTGTGTGCGCCTGGAATCAGGTTGCATGTGGCTCTTTATATGGCAGCAAGTCCAGTAAGTCACTGCATGTTTATGTGAATATCAGCCAATAGGGACATATTTTGTGTGTTTTGAGTGTCTCAGTACCTGAGACTAACTTTTTAGTATAGATTTAGCCTAACCCAGCTACGTTGCTCATGGGTATGAAAATCCACAACCCTGAGTGACGTTAAGCTCGCCTAGCCTCTTGTGTAGATAGTgcaaggtcaacagaagaattcttccattgacctagctaccacctggtgggttaactacagtgatgggagaatccctcctatCCCTATagtgaatgtctacactgaagcgctacagcattTCTAGTGAAGACCTAGCCTTAGAAATGTATGTTACATCTTTTCATATGCTTCTGCTGACCCTGTAAAACTCATGTCAAAGCTGTTGCAGTTGTCACAGGACTTCCACTACATCGTTTCACGGCAGCAGTACAACCAGTATACTTTTTAACCTGCTAAGATTAAATGTGGGACACAATATGAGATAATACAAATAGTATAAGAACCATGAAACCACGTGGTATTAATTTCTTTAGCTAATCTCCATTTTATTATGCAACAGTTCTGCTATCAGTAATTTACAGTATTGAAAGAGGGATCACAAGCCAGTCCTGAGTGGCCTGGTAAGGGGAGTGCGGGGAATGGGGGGTTGTTGGgtaaggggcaggaggtcccggggggcagtcagggaacagggagcagttggatggggtggaggttctgggcgGGCGGTCAagagacagggagaagggggtgttggataggcAGGGGAgttcttggggtgggggagtggatagGTTGGATGATGGTAAAGGAGAGGTGGGGGATGTGAGGGTTTCTCGAACATTAAAAAGGAGGCATGATGccgaaaagtttgggaaccactgcactaaagttAGATAAGTCTTGTAGACCCTATAGTGACTCGGGAACTTCCACCACCCCTTTAAGATACAATGGTGATGAGGGTTGAACTGTCTCTTTAACTGTTAACTTTGATTGTAGCGCTAGTATTCCTGAGTTGCCTTCACAAAATGAAAGCATTTTCTTGTTTCATGTCACAGCTTTCATCTCCCAGCTTGCAATGAGCAGGTTACAGGCAAGAGAGTGGGAGAAACACATGCCAGTGACCGTGTTTCAAATGAAGAGCAGAGTGAACAGTCAGCAGTTATTCTGAATGTGGTTAACCAGAACAAGGTGTCGTCAGAAAGTGAAGTCAGAGTATCTGGAGAGGGTTCATCTTACAGCAGAAGCCCTTATGTCagagaaataaaagcaaaggaaaccgATTTTAGAGAAAAGATGATTGTGTCTGGTGGACCTTCTGAAAGTCCTAAGCAAAATTGTGACAATGACGAGAGGGGAAGCAGAACAATTCTAATTAAACCCTGTTACGTAGTCCTGAAAGACCTCGGGGAtgagttaaaagaaaaatgtgaagATTCTTTAATAAGCTTAGATATTGAAACACAGTCActaaaaatgaaaaatgagagGAAGGCCAGTTTTTCTGACGTATTCCAAGTTCCTTTACATGATGATTTAGAtaaaaacaatgttaaaaaacaaaataaaatcattaaaattcaaaacattaAGGCATTGTTGGAAAATGAGAAACCAAACAACACAGAAAAGAAAGAGATCAAAAGTCCTGAAGAAGCAGTCACTTCAAGAGGATCAGATAGTATGGATACAAAGATTCACCATAACTCTGAAGAAACTCAAGGAAAAGAGTCATTTACTCAAATGGACTCTCCAGATCTTTCAGATATGATTGGGGAGGGCATTTTCTCTAGGCTGTCGCTTGTGGAAAAAGAGTATAAGCATTCTCTCATAAATCTCTCCAACGTGGAAGAGGAAGGCTCAAGGACAAAGAGATTACAGTCAGATtcttgccctctatccaacatgACTCCTGAGGTAGAGAAGGAAAAAAGTAGAGAGGTAATAACGCCTGTTGCAAAGTTTAGGAAATTCTGGAACAATCCAGTTACGCAATTAGGAAGGGAGGAAATATCTTATAGCTATTTAGTGGTGAATCCAAATAGAAAAGGATTTAATTCTAGACTTTTTACCAGTAATATTAGTCAGTCCGGCAGGATTATTCTGGCACCTGGGAACACTTTGCAGACTGAGGATCTTCAAGTAATTCCTGTGGAAGGTACCTCCACATATTTGTCAGCCACCAAGACAGAGAATGTGTTTGGTGAAGGAAAGTCCCATAATAGATCTCCTGTCCTGCCTGATCAGAGTGATAGTATTGAAGACATACACATCACAGTCTGTGAACCCAGCTGCATTTCACCACCTGTTGTGGAAAAGTTTGGGGCTAATCAGAAGGGTGAGCTTCTTAGCGAAATGAAGAATCAGATGCCCAGCGTGGATAGTTTGGTTCAGTATTTCTTAGAGGAATCTGCTGAAGAAGTTTCCCGGAGACAGTTGAATGTGGAAGAACAGAAAT
It includes:
- the LOC123355592 gene encoding uncharacterized protein LOC123355592, whose product is MEHQKFHGEQSKFCLNVDSENMETSNTEAGSLNPEEEMFKKRAVVAGEAFEIPKINCVDNDDNDKGSRTIQSETCFGVGDDLDDNCIKELSSTLKIPALEALGENEKSHSMKSYLEVQSPEESVTLQGARLTGLDAVKTEFHLNNEGTKLKELLSQMDFSGNLSNSWDQGTHSKLPIIPDLKEEKELFSFHLPACNEQVTGKRVGETHASDRVSNEEQSEQSAVILNVVNQNKVSSESEVRVSGEGSSYSRSPYVREIKAKETDFREKMIVSGGPSESPKQNCDNDERGSRTILIKPCYVVLKDLGDDSFT